One stretch of Comamonas testosteroni DNA includes these proteins:
- a CDS encoding alpha/beta hydrolase fold domain-containing protein yields the protein MNGGTDNLHGLPLQPVDPALARTLQRFARLDADTPTPQLDYVQRRRLLSELQAGLIRSALPGISRTEHFVAAEGREICVRSYRKQGTGSGRTLVWLHGGGWMVGDLNTHDDLCEHLAQFTGHTVLSVHYRRTPESRFPAPLDDVMAVLQWLSDMRGLLPFAAEQVLLGGDSAGAHLALAAAVRQIQQPTDAARIAGLLLLYPPLEPDQDNDSMRSFDAGFGLTPAAMQRYWQELGRPEGLAAQWLTPGCCSAAIAALPPTLLMTASHDILRDEAEAFAHAAQALGAPLQLLRAPAMVHGFARLLAASPAARQQVELACSAWVELIGRQRPQSK from the coding sequence ATGAACGGCGGTACAGACAATCTCCACGGCTTGCCTCTGCAGCCCGTGGACCCGGCTCTGGCACGCACCTTACAGCGCTTTGCCCGGCTCGACGCGGACACGCCGACCCCGCAACTCGACTATGTGCAACGCCGGCGTCTGCTCAGCGAGCTGCAGGCCGGGCTGATTCGCTCCGCCCTGCCCGGCATTTCCAGGACCGAGCATTTTGTGGCCGCCGAGGGCCGCGAGATCTGCGTGCGCAGCTATCGCAAGCAAGGTACGGGCAGCGGCCGGACGCTGGTCTGGCTGCATGGCGGCGGCTGGATGGTAGGCGATCTCAACACCCATGACGACCTGTGCGAGCATCTGGCCCAGTTCACCGGCCATACCGTGCTGTCTGTGCATTACCGCCGCACGCCGGAGAGCCGATTTCCCGCACCGCTGGACGACGTGATGGCCGTGCTTCAGTGGCTGAGCGATATGCGCGGGCTGCTGCCTTTTGCGGCTGAGCAGGTCCTGCTCGGCGGCGATAGCGCTGGCGCCCATCTGGCACTGGCAGCAGCGGTGCGCCAGATTCAGCAACCTACCGATGCGGCCCGCATTGCAGGCCTGCTGCTGCTCTACCCGCCGCTTGAGCCTGATCAGGACAATGACAGCATGCGCAGCTTTGACGCAGGCTTCGGGCTCACACCGGCGGCCATGCAGCGCTACTGGCAGGAACTCGGCCGACCCGAGGGCCTGGCCGCGCAATGGCTGACGCCGGGCTGCTGCAGCGCAGCCATCGCCGCTTTGCCGCCCACGCTGCTGATGACGGCCAGCCACGATATTCTGCGCGACGAGGCCGAAGCCTTTGCCCACGCAGCCCAGGCCCTGGGCGCACCGCTGCAGCTTTTGCGCGCGCCGGCCATGGTTCACGGCTTTGCGCGCTTGCTGGCTGCCAGCCCGGCGGCACGCCAGCAAGTCGAGCTCGCCTGCTCGGCCTGGGTGGAACTAATAGGGCGCCAGCGTCCTCAGAGCAAATAA